In the Mesotoga infera genome, GCGGACATAACGGGCAGGGAAGTTCTTTGCCCAGCGGTCATTCGTGAGGCGGGCTCACTGGGGGCATCTATTGCTGCCGCCATAGGCGTTGGCATGATTGACAGCTTAGACGACACGAAGAAGATAATCGAGATTGTCGATGTATCATACCCTAATGAAGAGAACCATACCAAGTACCAGAAGTACTACAATGTCTTCCTCGAGACAAAGTCAAGATTCAACGACCTATTTGAAAAGCTCGCGAATATCGAATAGAATGTCTATGTAGCTGCTTTGAAAAGAGGAAAGAATAATTTTGAAAGACTATCAGAATAAGTCACTGGAAAAGGCACTCAGCATTCTCGACTGCTTCTCAAGAGAGAAAAGGGAGTTGAGCGCAACAGAGATTGCCAAAATGCTTGGGCTTAACCTCAGCAGCATTTACCCGCTGCTTGCAACTCTTTCCAGATTCGATTACATTACCAGGAAAGAGAACGGCAAGTATTCTCTCGGTATAAGTCTTGTTGTGAAGGGAAATCTTGTTATATCCAGTCTTAGCCTGATTGAAGTGGCAAGGGGTCCATTGCAGGATCTGGCGCATGAATACCAGGGAAACACTCATCTTGCAATCCTCAACAACTACAAGGCCTTAATAGTCGACAGGGCACTGGCATCGGACAGAGTCTTCATAAACAGTATAATCGGCTACGAAATCCCACTTTACTGTACTTCTCTGGGACGGGCGCTTCTATCACAGATGAACGATGAGGAAATAACGAACTACCTGTCAAGTGAAGAACTTAGAAAATTTACTCCCTCGACTCTCACAGATCCTGAGAAGCTTTTGCAAGAAGCTAAGAATGCCAGACTCAGAGGCTATGTTGTTCTTGATGAAGAGTTCACTCCCGGTGAAGTATGCTTTGCTGCCCCTGTCTTTGATTCTCAGGGAAAAGCAATCGCTTCGGTTAATCTGGCCCTCAGCAAATTGAGGAAGCTCAAGGAGCACGAGAGATACGGCCTGCGAATCAGACAGACAGCGATGCAGATCTCAAGCTATCTCGGTTACACCGGCCCCGTGACCGGCTGATAGCCTCTCCCTTTCCTTTCTTCCTTGTAGACTCCATTTTTTAATTCAGTTCACCTTCGTTTGGGGCAGGTCCACAGTCAGCCGTCCTTTGAGATCAACAAGATCAGAAGCGATGCTGCCTTTGGCAGGAAGCCTTCTCAGGTCAACCGTCAACAGTCCACCGTCCTCCGAAATCGACGAAAACCGCGAAAAGATGAGAGAGCGAGACGGATGAGATGAGATCCAGTTTGAGCGCTCAAGCGTGGATTAAGGATTTTGCTTCGTTGGGAGCATCTGTTCGCTGAAAGGCCCGAAATCCGTCAACGGTCCTCCGTCTTCCGAGATCTCCATCATTGGAATTTCTGTTTCGTCCTTTTCTGTGTTGAACCCTCCGCACTGATC is a window encoding:
- a CDS encoding IclR family transcriptional regulator; this encodes MKDYQNKSLEKALSILDCFSREKRELSATEIAKMLGLNLSSIYPLLATLSRFDYITRKENGKYSLGISLVVKGNLVISSLSLIEVARGPLQDLAHEYQGNTHLAILNNYKALIVDRALASDRVFINSIIGYEIPLYCTSLGRALLSQMNDEEITNYLSSEELRKFTPSTLTDPEKLLQEAKNARLRGYVVLDEEFTPGEVCFAAPVFDSQGKAIASVNLALSKLRKLKEHERYGLRIRQTAMQISSYLGYTGPVTG